GGAAAACCGCCGGGGCAGAAAGACGAAGCTGAGCATGATCGGAATTTCCAGCAGGGCGCACAGCCCCAGCAGAAAGCCCACCTGTCCGGTGGTGCCGTGCAGCACGTGCGTCACGTACAGCGGCAGTGCCAGTGCGCCCATGCTGAGCGACGTGCCGTACAGCACGAAGCTGGTCACGATCTTCCACAGCGCAATCTGCGGCCCGCTGACCGGCAGGGGTTTGGCGCTGCTGCTGTGGCTGACGGCGGGAGGTGTCCGCGCCCACAGCACCATCAGGGCAGTGGCGGCGTACAGCGTGGCGGTGGTCAGAAACAGGGTGTTATAGCGCTCGTTGCCCACCAGCAGCGCTCCTAGTCCCGGCCCCACCACCCAGGCCAGCGAAAACACCGACCTGAGGGTGGTGATGCCGTGTTCGGACGCCTGCGGATCGGCTCCCTGAAGCTGCGATTTGGCGAGCGCGAACAGCTGCGGAAACGAGGCCGCTCCGGTCCCCAGAAACACGCACACGATCAGCAGCAGCGGCACATACGAGCGTGTGACGCACAGCAGCAGAAACCCGGTGGCCGCCGCTCCAACCGCCAGCAGCACCATCGGCTTGCGGTTGGGCAGCCGGTCAGACCAGCGCCCCAGCAGCAGGCTGATCAGCACGCCGCTCATCGCCAGCAGGGTCATGAAAATGCCCAGCGGCAGGGGAGCCATGTGCGCCTGCGTCGAGGCAAAGAGCGGAATATATGGCCCGGCCACCGAAGTAGACAGACCCACCAGCAGGACGGCCAACGACAGACGCGGATAGTTGGGCAGGCGGGTGAGCGTCGCCAGCGTGGACTGCATCAGGTGATCTCCTCACTGCTCGTACAGGGCGGCAGTGTGTATGAAGAAAGAACGCATAAGAAGAAAGGCTGTGTACATAAAGAAAGGCTGTGTATATGAAGAAAGACAGTGCCTGGAACGCCACGCAGGCGATATCCAGGCACTCGGTTATGGTGCTCTGCGTCGGCTGCTCAGGAACTTGCCCCGAGCAGCCGACATCCCTTACTTCGCTTCGGCGTAGCGGCGGGAAACTTCGTCCCAGTTGACCACGTTCCAGAAGGCCTTCAGGTAATCGGGGCGCTTGTTCTGGTAGTTCAGGTAGTACGCATGCTCCCACACGTCTACGCCCAGGATCGGGGTGCCGCTCACACCGGCCACCGCGTCGCCCATCAGCGGGCTGTCCTGGTTGGCGGTGCTGACCACGCTCAGCTTGCCGTCCTTCACGACCAGCCACGCCCAGCCGCTGCCGAAGCGGGTCTTGGCGGCGTCCTCGAACTTCTCCTTGAAGGCGTCGAACGATCCGAACGCCTCATCGATGGCGCTGCTCAGTTCGCCGCTCGGCTGCCCGCTGCCCTGAGCACCCAGCACCGTCCAGAACAGGCTGTGATTGAAGTGGCCGCCCGCGTTGTTCCGCAGCACGTTCTTCTTGTCGGCGGGCACGCTGTCGAGGGCCGAGATGATCTCTTCGGCGCTCTTGTCGGCCCACTCGGTGCCTTCCAGAGCCTTGTTGGCGTTGTCGATGTAGGTTTGGTGGTGCTTGGTGTGGTGAATCTCCATGGTGCGGGTATCGATGTGGGGTTCCAGCGCGTCGTAGGCATAGGGAAGCTTGGGAAGGGTAAATGGCATGTTGGCTCCTTTCGTGCGGGCCGCCTGAATTAAGAAGCGCGGCCAGTCAGCAGTTTTATCCTACCCCCACGCCGAACACCCCTGCCCGGTATGAAGCCGACAATCTAAAGAATTCGTTCAGAAAGCGCGGGGATTGCCGGGCGGCCCTGTCAGCACCGTTTCTGGCAGTGTGCCGCCCAGCGCAGTCCAGGCGCTCAGCAGATCGTCGGGTGGGCTGGCGTACAGGTGCAGCATTTCCCCGGTGCGCGGGTGCGGCACTTCCAGCTTCCATGCATGCAGCGCCTGCCGCCCGATCACCTCGCTGGGTCGCCCATACACGGTATCGCCCAGAATCGGGCTACCCAGATGCAGCAGATGCACCCGGATCTGGTGGGTGCGCCCGGTGCGCGGCTGGGCCTGCACCAGCGCCAGCGTGCGCCCGTGTCCGTCGGGGAAGGCGGCAAGCGGCGTGAACAGCGTCTGCGCCTCCCGAGCGCCAGCACCTCCCACCGTCATGCGCTGGCGCGCCACCGTGTGCCGCCCGATAGGTGCATCGACCTGCACCGGCCCCTGCGCCTTCCACTGCCCCCCTGCTATCGCCAGATACGTTTTGCGTGTTTCGCGTTCCTTGAACGAGTGACTCAGCCGGGCATGATCTTCGACGGTCTTGGCGACCACGATCACGCCGCTGGTGTCCTTATCGAGACGGTGGACGATGCCGGGGCGGTAGCTGCCGTCCTGCTCGAAACCGTCCTGTGTGGGCAGCGTCATCCGTCCCAGCAGCGCATTGACGAGTGTGCCGCTGACGACGCTGGGGGCCGGGTGCGTCACCATGCCCGGCGGCTTATTGACCGCGATCAGCGCTTCGTCTTCATAGATCACGTCGAGCGCGATGTCTTCGGCCTGCACGTGTGAAATGGCGGGCGGCGGCACATCGATTTCCATCGGCTCGCCGCCGCGCAGTTTGTGGCTGCTGCGCTGCACCACCTGCCCCGCCACCCGCACCCGCCCGGCCTCGATCCAGTGGCTTACCTGCGAACGGCTGACGCCTGACAGGTCGCTCAGCACGCTGTCGAGGCGTCCGGCATGGGCCAGCAGCGTGAGGGAGTCAGGTGAGTTCATGAAGGCCATTGTACTGGCACGCGCCAGCCAAGAACCGACAGGCACGACAGATGTACCTCGGCAGATGTATTCAGTCGCCTGCTTTTTCAATGCCGAATTGCAGCAAAAGCTACCTGATGAAAGAAAAGCTAAGCTGATTGCAGAAAAATGAGTGCTCATCCAGAGCTGAAGGGCAGTGAAATCAACATTTCCCGCGCCTGTGCATCATCTATATGCCTTTGATAAACGCTGAGCCTTTATCTCCTAAACAGGAAGCTCATCTGTGAACGTGCTCCCACGTTAGGCTTGCTAAGACAACCGTTCGCGCTCAATGGCACCTCACTGGCAATTTGGTCGCTGCTGCCAAACATCATGTCTAGCAGGCTCCGCTTTTGTTGTGGTCCGGTTGTAACACATTTATCCAGGCTTCATGAAGTGTTGGTTGGCAATCCAATCCGGAGTGAGGTGCTTATAGCAGGATGTAAGCACGAGGTAAGCGGAACTCAGGTGAATTATCCGGGTATCCGTACCGTTTCTTTCTCCTCAGCCGTGTGATTGGCGGGGATGTGATGGAGGATTGATATGAGCGAGAACAGCAACAAGCCGAGCCGTCGTCAGTTTTTGGGTACTGCTGGTCTGGTCGGAGCAGGAGCCGTGCTGGCGTCCTGCGCCCCCGCGATGGCAACGCCCAACAAGCCCAACCTCGACGCCGCCATTCTGAACTTCGCTCTGAACCTTGAGTACCTGGAAGCGGCGTTCTACCTGGCCGCCGTGGGTCGCCTGGGCGAGCTGAAGGCCATCGGCGGCAATGCCGAGATCCGTTTGCCCACTGGCTTCGACGGCAACACTGCCATGCCCTTCACCGATCCCAACGTCAAGGCCTACGCTCAGGAAATTGCTCAGGACGAGCTGAACCACGTCATCGCTCTGCGCGGCGCACTGAAGACGGCGGCTGTGGATCGTCCTGTCCTCGACATCGGCCCGGCATTTGCCGCCGCCGCCAACGCTGCGGCCTACAACGCCAAGCTGATCGCCGCTCCTGCCACCCTGTCGCCCGCCTTCAACCCTTACCTGAATGATCTGTTCTTCCTGCACGGCTCCTTCATCTTCGAGGACGTGGGCGTGACGGCATACCACGGCGCTGCTCGCCTCGTGACCGACGACAGCGCAGGCGGCGTGCTCGATACCGCTGCGGGCATTCTGGCTGTCGAGGCATACCATGCGGGCGAAATTCGCGCTCTGCTGTTCGCCCAGCGTGCAACTCCGACGCCGTACGGCGTCAACGTGGCCCAGCTCATCGGTGCAATCAGTGCCCTGCGTGCCGCCGTAGGCAACGGCAAGGATCAGGGCATCACCTCCGACAACTCGGCCACCGGCGCGGCCAACATCGTGCCCACCGACGACAACAGCGTTGCGTTTGGCCGCACCACCGACGAAGTGCTCAACATCGTCTACCTGGGTAGCAAGTCCAAGCCCGGCGGCTTCTTCCCTAACGGCCTGAACGGCGCCATCAAGTAACACCCCTTTCGGGGAAAAGATACGAGCGGTAGAGCGGGACATCCTGAACAGGGGTGTCCCGCTCTGCTGTCCAGGTGCTGCCAGCGCAATCCAAAACCCGCTGGGCTGCATATAACTGTGTAGAGCGAGTTGGTGCTCGAAAGGAGAAACACAGTATGCCCAATCTCGGATTTCCTGAAATCATGATCATTCTGGTGGTGGCCCTGCTGGTCTTGGGCCCCAAGAAACTGCCCGACCTGGGCCGCAGCCTGGGCAACGGTATCCGCGAGTTCCGTAAAGGCACCCAGGGCCTGAAGGACGAACTCGAAGGCAGCCTGAAGGCCCAGGAAGTGCCCGCCCCAGTGGTAGCTCCGCTGCGTACCGAAGTTCACCAGGACTGAAGACACAGCGGTGAGCGCAGGTGGGCAGCGGCGGGGAAGGGCCAGGGATGCTACGCTACGGCCAGATAGCCCCTCAGCCTATGACCCTAACCGACGAAGACCTGATCGATCAGATGGCCCACGGCCAGCAGGAAGCGCTGCGCGAGTTGCACGCCCGGTACGCGCCGTATCTGTACAGCATGGGACGGCGGATGTTGCGCGACCAGGGCGATACCGAGAGCTGCGTGCAGGACGCCTTTCTGAATGCCTGGAAGGCCGCCGTGCGCTTCGACCGCCGCCTTGCCAGTGCCAAGACCTGGCTTGTGACCATCGCGCACCGCCGTTTTCTTCAGGCCCTGCGTGACCGACCCGATACCAGTCTGCCTATCGAAGACTGGGACGCGCCCACCGCCGCCGCCGATCCGGAAGATACCCTGCTCGCCCAAAAAGCGGTGGAAGTTCTGGACGTGGGTGAGCGGCAGTTGATAGAACTGGCCTATTACCAGGGCCACAGCCACGCGGAGGTCGCGGAGCTGACCGGACTTCCACTGGGAACGGTGAAAACCCGTCTGCGCTCAGCGCTGGCCCGCATGAAGATCCATCTGGGAGGTGATTAAAAGATGCTCGGCAGCGATTCCACACATTCTGAATCCTCTTACCCCGACAGCGATACGCTGATGGACTACGCGCTGGGCTTTCTGAATCCGGAGGAGGCTGCGCGGGTCGAAGCGGCTCTGGAGCACTCTCCCACGGCGCGTGCCGAGCTGGAAGCGTACCTGAGCGGCCTGAGCGATCTGGTGCTCGACCTGCCGCCTGAACTCCTGCCCGTCGGCGCAGAAGATCGTCTGCTGGCCCGACTGAATGCCGAACTGCCCCCTCAGTCTGCGCCTGCCGTGACGGTCAGCACAGTACAGGTGAGTACAGTGCAGGTCAGCACGGTACAGGGCAGTCCGGTGGTAGACACGGTTGGGCCAGACGGCGCAGACGGAGCTGAGGAAGCGGAAACCGTCACCCCGGTGCCGGACGCCGCGCTGCCTCGCCCTCGCCGGAGCCTGCTGTATCCGCTGCTGGGTGCGGCGGCGGCAGTGGTGCTGCTGGTGGCCGTGTTGCCCGGTCTGCGCGGCACCACCGCCGATCAACTGGCGACCTACCGCGCCCAGCCCGGAGCCGTCTCCAGCGTGGTCACGGCCCCCAGCGGCCAGCCGATTGCCGACGTGGTGCGCCTGAAGGACGGCAGCGCCTACGTGCAGATGAGCGCCACCGTCGCGCTGCCGGGCGGCAAGGTCTATCAGGCCTGGAAGATCGTGGACAAGAAGCCCGTGTCGCTGGGCCTGTTTACCGGACGCAGTTTCATTGCCAAATTGCCCATCGGAACGGTTTTTGCCGTCACGCTGGAGCCGTCGGGTGGCAGTCCACAGCCCACCAGTGCGCCACTGTTTGCTCAGTCCATCTGAGAAGGAGTCCGATTGAATCCTGCAAAGTCAGGGTTCAATCGGAGCAGGGGTTTCCAGCGTCAGCTGGAGCGTGCCGCCCGGATGAGGTACACCTCCGGGCCTGCCTTTCTGCTGTCTCACACGCAGGAACAGGCTTGTCCGGTCTGCACGCTTTACTCTGAGGCATGCTGATATCCGGGCTGGATCATGTGCAGATCGAGGCTCCTGCCGGGCACGAGGAACAGGCGCGGCGGTATTACACCGGCTTTCTGGAACTGCCAGAGCTGCACAAACCGGAAGCGCTGCAAAAAAATGGCGGCGTATGGTTTGCCCTGCCAGACGGGCGGCAGCTTCATACCGGCGTGGTGGCGGCGTTTGTGCCGCGCACCAAGGGTCATCCGTGTCTGCGCTGCACCGACCTCGACGCGCTGCTTCGCCGGGCCGCCGAATTTCAGGTACCTGCCGAGGAAGATTTCCAGCTTGTTCCGCTGCGCCGTGCCTACCTGTCAGACCCGTTCGGCAACCGCCTTGAGGTGGTGCAGGGTCAGCACGAAAGCGTGGTGTTCAGCATCTAGCGCCCAGCAGCGTCTCGGGCAGGTCTCCGATCAGGCCGTCTACGCCCAGCGCCGTCAGCCGCTGCACGTCGCCCGGCTCATTGACGGTCCAGGCATTCACGCGCCAGCGTTCCTGCCGTGCCAGGGCCATCAACTCTGCGTCGATCAGCGAATGGTGCGGGTGCAGCGCGGTCACGTCCAGCCGCCGCGCCACCACCGGCACCAGATCGATGCCCAGTCGGTAGCGGCGGTGATACAGAAATCCGCGCTCGATGCCCGCGTCAGCGTCTCGGGCGGCCTTCAGCATCAGCGGGCTGAAACTGCTGACGATGCAGCGCCCGGCCCGTCCGTGCTGCCGGATGGCCCGCAGGCTGGCGCTGGCCCGGTCGTCGCTGCGAGCTCCCTCGAACTTCAGTTCCACGTTCAGGTAGGCGTCGGTCTGGGCCGCCCAGTCCAGCACGTCGTCCAGCGTGGGCACCGACGCCGGAAGCTGGGGGCGCGTCAGGGTATTCAGGGCGCGGCCATCCGGCAGATTCAGGTCGTGGTGAATGGCGAGCGTGCCGTCCTGAAGGCGGCGAACGTCCAGTTCCACACCGTCCAGCCCGGCATCGAGCGCCGCCTGAAAGCCTGAAAGCGTGTTTTCGTGGTGCAGGCGGGGCGTTCCCCGGTGCCCCAGCAGCAGGGGAGAGCGAGAGGTCATGCGGGCCAGCATAGCGGGAAGATGTTCGCCGGTTGTGGCTTCTGTTAGCGCCACTGAACGGCGAGCATGAACAAGGCCCCACTGTGGTGGCAGGGCCTTGTTCGCTTTCACAGTTTTTGCCGCTCCAGAGGGCCGAAGTCAGCGAACCTTCGTGCCGCCCGGCAACTCCAGCTTCGGCCCGATCACGTCGAGATTGCCGTTTTCGTCTTCGGCAGCCAGGATCATGCCGTGGCTCAGGATGCCGCGCAGCTTGACCGGCTTCAGGTTGGCGACTACCACCACGCGGCGGCCCACCAGGTCTTCAGGCGCGAACCACGCCCGGATGCCGCTGACCACGGTGCGCTCTTCCACTTCACCGTTGACGCTGCCCAGCTGCACCGTCAGTTTCAGCAGCTTGTCGGCCTTGGGCACCACCTCGGCGGCCACCACCAGCGCCACGCGCAGATCGATGCGGGCGAAGTCGTCGATGCTGATTTCTGCCGGGCCGCTCGGTGCGGGCGTCGCGTCGGGTGCGGCGGGGGCGCTGGCCTCGGCCTGCTCGACTTTCGCGGGCCTGGGCTTCTGGGTGGGCTGGTCGCTGCTGTCCTTCGCTTCGGGTTTGGGCTGCTCTGGTTTAGGAAACAGCACCGTGCCCGCCTGCACCACGGTTCCCGGCGGGGTCAGCCCCCACGCGGCTTCCAGGCGGTAGGTCTGTCCACCCAGGCCAAGCTGGGCACGCAGTTCCTTCGCCTTGCGCGGAATCGCGGCTTCCAGCGCTACACTCGCCACCCGCAGCCCCTCGACGGCGGTGTACAGCACGCTGTCCAGCTCGCCCGCCGTGCTCTCCGA
The nucleotide sequence above comes from Deinococcus ruber. Encoded proteins:
- the sodA gene encoding superoxide dismutase [Mn], with amino-acid sequence MPFTLPKLPYAYDALEPHIDTRTMEIHHTKHHQTYIDNANKALEGTEWADKSAEEIISALDSVPADKKNVLRNNAGGHFNHSLFWTVLGAQGSGQPSGELSSAIDEAFGSFDAFKEKFEDAAKTRFGSGWAWLVVKDGKLSVVSTANQDSPLMGDAVAGVSGTPILGVDVWEHAYYLNYQNKRPDYLKAFWNVVNWDEVSRRYAEAK
- a CDS encoding glycerophosphodiester phosphodiesterase translates to MTSRSPLLLGHRGTPRLHHENTLSGFQAALDAGLDGVELDVRRLQDGTLAIHHDLNLPDGRALNTLTRPQLPASVPTLDDVLDWAAQTDAYLNVELKFEGARSDDRASASLRAIRQHGRAGRCIVSSFSPLMLKAARDADAGIERGFLYHRRYRLGIDLVPVVARRLDVTALHPHHSLIDAELMALARQERWRVNAWTVNEPGDVQRLTALGVDGLIGDLPETLLGARC
- a CDS encoding ferritin-like domain-containing protein — protein: MSENSNKPSRRQFLGTAGLVGAGAVLASCAPAMATPNKPNLDAAILNFALNLEYLEAAFYLAAVGRLGELKAIGGNAEIRLPTGFDGNTAMPFTDPNVKAYAQEIAQDELNHVIALRGALKTAAVDRPVLDIGPAFAAAANAAAYNAKLIAAPATLSPAFNPYLNDLFFLHGSFIFEDVGVTAYHGAARLVTDDSAGGVLDTAAGILAVEAYHAGEIRALLFAQRATPTPYGVNVAQLIGAISALRAAVGNGKDQGITSDNSATGAANIVPTDDNSVAFGRTTDEVLNIVYLGSKSKPGGFFPNGLNGAIK
- a CDS encoding RluA family pseudouridine synthase; its protein translation is MNSPDSLTLLAHAGRLDSVLSDLSGVSRSQVSHWIEAGRVRVAGQVVQRSSHKLRGGEPMEIDVPPPAISHVQAEDIALDVIYEDEALIAVNKPPGMVTHPAPSVVSGTLVNALLGRMTLPTQDGFEQDGSYRPGIVHRLDKDTSGVIVVAKTVEDHARLSHSFKERETRKTYLAIAGGQWKAQGPVQVDAPIGRHTVARQRMTVGGAGAREAQTLFTPLAAFPDGHGRTLALVQAQPRTGRTHQIRVHLLHLGSPILGDTVYGRPSEVIGRQALHAWKLEVPHPRTGEMLHLYASPPDDLLSAWTALGGTLPETVLTGPPGNPRAF
- a CDS encoding RNA polymerase sigma factor, which produces MTLTDEDLIDQMAHGQQEALRELHARYAPYLYSMGRRMLRDQGDTESCVQDAFLNAWKAAVRFDRRLASAKTWLVTIAHRRFLQALRDRPDTSLPIEDWDAPTAAADPEDTLLAQKAVEVLDVGERQLIELAYYQGHSHAEVAELTGLPLGTVKTRLRSALARMKIHLGGD
- a CDS encoding glyoxalase, with protein sequence MLISGLDHVQIEAPAGHEEQARRYYTGFLELPELHKPEALQKNGGVWFALPDGRQLHTGVVAAFVPRTKGHPCLRCTDLDALLRRAAEFQVPAEEDFQLVPLRRAYLSDPFGNRLEVVQGQHESVVFSI
- a CDS encoding anti-sigma factor domain-containing protein, with translation MLGSDSTHSESSYPDSDTLMDYALGFLNPEEAARVEAALEHSPTARAELEAYLSGLSDLVLDLPPELLPVGAEDRLLARLNAELPPQSAPAVTVSTVQVSTVQVSTVQGSPVVDTVGPDGADGAEEAETVTPVPDAALPRPRRSLLYPLLGAAAAVVLLVAVLPGLRGTTADQLATYRAQPGAVSSVVTAPSGQPIADVVRLKDGSAYVQMSATVALPGGKVYQAWKIVDKKPVSLGLFTGRSFIAKLPIGTVFAVTLEPSGGSPQPTSAPLFAQSI
- the tatB gene encoding Sec-independent protein translocase protein TatB, with translation MPNLGFPEIMIILVVALLVLGPKKLPDLGRSLGNGIREFRKGTQGLKDELEGSLKAQEVPAPVVAPLRTEVHQD
- a CDS encoding sugar efflux transporter, which gives rise to MQSTLATLTRLPNYPRLSLAVLLVGLSTSVAGPYIPLFASTQAHMAPLPLGIFMTLLAMSGVLISLLLGRWSDRLPNRKPMVLLAVGAAATGFLLLCVTRSYVPLLLIVCVFLGTGAASFPQLFALAKSQLQGADPQASEHGITTLRSVFSLAWVVGPGLGALLVGNERYNTLFLTTATLYAATALMVLWARTPPAVSHSSSAKPLPVSGPQIALWKIVTSFVLYGTSLSMGALALPLYVTHVLHGTTGQVGFLLGLCALLEIPIMLSFVFLPRRFSTHSLIVFAFALLALYFVMLWAAPGMVVLAIAQLLRAIVIAIAASLGMTYFQSLMPGRIGAATTLFANTTSIGSMLAGVVSGGFAQAFGYRSVFLVCGVFTLLAWGLLYSAGRRATRAQQG